In Gemmata obscuriglobus, a single genomic region encodes these proteins:
- a CDS encoding TIGR02996 domain-containing protein yields MRERALSDEAAFLGAVRANPGDDTAWFAFADWLDARDDSQGGRVSVRFADLAPISLTRNCRMR; encoded by the coding sequence TTGCGTGAGCGGGCGCTGTCGGACGAAGCGGCGTTCCTGGGCGCGGTCCGCGCTAACCCTGGCGATGATACCGCTTGGTTCGCGTTTGCCGACTGGCTCGACGCTCGCGACGACTCGCAGGGGGGACGTGTGTCTGTGCGCTTTGCAGATCTCGCGCCAATCAGTCTGACACGCAACTGCCGGATGCGCTAG
- the prfA gene encoding peptide chain release factor 1 has translation MFPTLEPQLARYAELEQQLYDPAIAGDPVKAGAIGKERGALAKIVEPYIEYKRLCRAIADAEVMAADPDLKDMADEELADLRPKRDALHARIEEKLLLDPSEDFSKLIIEIRAGTGGDEAALFAGNLYEMYTRYAREKGWKIEEIASSPGEAGGFKEVAFGVTGDDVYQLLRYESGGHRVQRVPATETQGRIHTSAATVAVLPEPEEAQVEINEANDIEWERMRAGGAGGQHVNKTESAVRIWYKKGTPDEMEVKCQDGRSQGKNYEQAMRILRSRLFERQQERIHRERASMRKEQIGSGDRNARIRTYNFPQNRCTDHRIEFTVYKLDAIMAGALDQMIQPMRDHVKKEKLAANGAK, from the coding sequence ATGTTTCCCACACTCGAACCGCAACTCGCGCGTTACGCCGAACTCGAACAGCAGCTTTACGACCCTGCGATCGCCGGCGACCCCGTCAAAGCCGGCGCCATCGGCAAGGAGCGGGGCGCCCTTGCCAAGATCGTGGAGCCGTACATCGAGTACAAGCGGCTCTGCCGGGCCATCGCAGACGCCGAGGTAATGGCGGCCGACCCCGACCTGAAGGACATGGCCGACGAGGAACTGGCGGACCTGCGCCCGAAGCGAGACGCGCTCCACGCCCGAATCGAAGAGAAGCTCCTGCTCGACCCATCAGAAGACTTTTCCAAACTCATCATTGAAATCCGGGCCGGCACCGGCGGCGACGAAGCCGCACTGTTCGCCGGTAATCTGTACGAAATGTACACCCGGTACGCGCGTGAGAAAGGCTGGAAGATCGAGGAGATCGCCTCCAGCCCCGGTGAAGCCGGTGGGTTCAAGGAAGTCGCGTTCGGCGTCACCGGCGACGACGTGTACCAGCTCCTGCGTTACGAGTCCGGCGGGCACCGCGTCCAGCGCGTGCCGGCCACCGAGACCCAGGGCCGCATTCACACCTCGGCGGCGACGGTCGCGGTGCTCCCCGAGCCCGAAGAGGCGCAGGTCGAGATCAACGAGGCGAACGACATCGAGTGGGAGCGGATGCGGGCCGGCGGGGCCGGCGGGCAGCACGTCAACAAGACCGAGTCGGCGGTGCGCATCTGGTACAAGAAGGGCACCCCCGACGAGATGGAAGTGAAGTGCCAGGACGGCCGCAGCCAGGGCAAGAACTACGAGCAGGCGATGCGTATTCTGCGGTCCCGCCTGTTCGAGCGGCAGCAGGAACGCATCCACCGCGAGCGGGCCAGCATGCGCAAGGAGCAGATCGGCTCCGGCGACCGCAACGCCCGCATCAGAACGTACAACTTCCCGCAGAACCGCTGCACGGACCACCGGATCGAGTTCACCGTCTACAAACTCGACGCGATTATGGCGGGCGCCCTCGACCAGATGATCCAGCCGATGCGCGACCACGTCAAAAAAGAGAAGCTCGCCGCCAACGGAGCGAAGTGA
- a CDS encoding type B 50S ribosomal protein L31 yields the protein MKKGIHPNYRPVVFQDAAAEFAFLSQSCVPTTDTIKWTDGNEYPLYKLEISSASHPFFTGKMKLLDTTGRVQKFNDKYKKTGYGKKDAKAEDKK from the coding sequence ATGAAGAAGGGCATTCACCCCAACTACCGGCCGGTCGTGTTCCAGGACGCCGCGGCGGAGTTCGCGTTCCTGTCGCAGTCGTGTGTGCCGACCACCGACACCATCAAGTGGACCGACGGGAACGAGTACCCGCTGTACAAGCTGGAAATCTCCAGCGCCAGCCACCCGTTCTTCACCGGTAAGATGAAGCTGCTCGACACCACCGGGCGGGTCCAGAAGTTCAACGACAAGTACAAGAAGACCGGCTACGGCAAGAAGGACGCGAAGGCCGAAGACAAGAAGTAA
- a CDS encoding PP2C family protein-serine/threonine phosphatase, which translates to MPTPATVLLSAPAGWPDAIELRKLIASAGFAVADHSLGAAPAVDFAAVAVAVVATGARVEAAAAQTRRWRAELGDIVVPVLWLAPTSAVAAGLAAGADAVLTDSADAGTLFAQLRAMARTQANASRVAVRAAEARLLGDQLKKALTQLDREQEMARRVQATFLPKSFPQVCGARFHVCYRARHRTGGDFHEVRRLDENHVGFFVGELVGSGASTGGLLGVFVQQSAVLKEITGHSYRIVPPEEVLTTVNRQLVGLGADDVPLVAMLSGVLNAKTGAVTLARAGSPPPVHLPANGSATVWTVPGPFLGTADTTYQPLTGVLKPGDRLLIGTDGTRPDGAPGPGAADRLLDAVTRHRAATGSEFVDAVARELLQHLHHADDFTLLGVEMLP; encoded by the coding sequence ATGCCGACACCCGCGACCGTCCTCCTGAGCGCCCCCGCCGGCTGGCCCGACGCGATCGAGCTGCGGAAGCTGATCGCCTCCGCGGGGTTCGCGGTCGCCGATCACTCGCTCGGTGCGGCCCCCGCGGTGGACTTCGCCGCCGTGGCGGTCGCGGTGGTCGCGACGGGCGCGCGGGTCGAGGCCGCGGCGGCTCAGACCCGGCGCTGGCGCGCCGAACTCGGCGACATCGTCGTCCCGGTGCTGTGGCTGGCCCCCACGTCGGCGGTCGCCGCCGGCCTTGCCGCCGGAGCCGACGCAGTGCTGACGGACTCGGCCGACGCCGGTACGCTCTTCGCCCAACTCCGGGCGATGGCCCGCACGCAGGCGAACGCGTCGCGCGTCGCGGTCCGCGCCGCGGAGGCGCGGCTGCTCGGGGATCAGTTGAAGAAGGCCCTCACGCAGCTCGATCGCGAACAGGAGATGGCCCGGCGGGTGCAGGCGACCTTCCTGCCGAAATCGTTCCCGCAGGTGTGTGGCGCGCGGTTTCACGTGTGCTACCGGGCGCGGCACCGCACCGGCGGCGACTTCCACGAGGTGCGCCGACTCGACGAGAACCACGTCGGGTTCTTCGTGGGCGAACTGGTCGGCTCCGGCGCCTCGACGGGAGGGCTGTTGGGTGTGTTCGTTCAACAGTCCGCGGTGCTCAAAGAGATCACCGGGCACAGCTACCGTATCGTACCGCCGGAAGAGGTGCTCACGACGGTGAACCGTCAGTTGGTGGGGCTTGGCGCGGACGACGTGCCCCTGGTGGCGATGCTGAGCGGGGTACTGAACGCCAAAACCGGAGCGGTGACGCTGGCGCGAGCGGGATCACCCCCGCCGGTCCACCTTCCGGCGAACGGGTCGGCAACGGTGTGGACCGTGCCGGGGCCGTTCCTAGGTACCGCCGATACGACCTACCAGCCGCTTACTGGGGTGCTGAAACCCGGAGACCGCCTACTAATCGGGACCGACGGGACGCGCCCCGATGGGGCGCCCGGCCCGGGGGCGGCCGACCGGCTGCTGGACGCCGTAACGAGGCACCGCGCCGCGACCGGTTCGGAGTTCGTCGACGCGGTTGCCCGCGAGTTGCTCCAGCACCTTCACCACGCCGACGATTTTACGCTGCTGGGAGTGGAAATGCTGCCGTAA
- a CDS encoding bifunctional nuclease family protein: protein MELRRIIISELVEHQIVVLKEVDGERHFPIVIGIFEATSIDRRVKGIQAPRPLTHDLISAVVEQLGGEIQDIVINDLKEHTYYAQLRIRKDGELTKVDCRPSDAIAVAVANRVPIYVAEDVLGEALEDE, encoded by the coding sequence ATGGAACTCCGCCGGATCATCATCAGTGAGCTGGTCGAGCACCAGATCGTCGTGCTGAAGGAAGTGGACGGCGAGCGGCACTTCCCGATCGTCATCGGCATTTTCGAGGCGACCAGCATCGACCGCCGGGTGAAGGGCATTCAGGCCCCGCGCCCGCTGACGCACGACCTGATCAGTGCGGTGGTGGAGCAACTGGGCGGCGAGATCCAGGATATCGTTATCAACGACCTGAAGGAGCACACGTATTACGCGCAGCTCCGCATCCGCAAGGACGGCGAGTTGACCAAAGTGGACTGCCGGCCCAGCGACGCGATCGCGGTGGCGGTGGCGAACCGGGTGCCGATTTACGTTGCGGAGGATGTACTGGGCGAAGCGCTCGAAGACGAATAG
- a CDS encoding large ribosomal subunit protein uL3 has product MALGLIGYKVGMTQVFTPEGKAEPVTVLQLGPCPVLQIKYPSAEGGAAKDGYTAIQLGFKDKKRKSATRPEQGHVAAGLKSKRKDARQKAGVVLPPKADCEPQKVIREFRIDLGGAFVQTGTIKAGPAEASFKVERIKVSGEGATQKHELYTEDVTLKVGDKLTVDQVFKDVQAVDVIGTTKGRGYTGVMKRHNFDGMPAAHGAKKVHRQAGSTASLASNRGTGRPKKGLRRAGQYGNERVTIRNLTVVKVDVENNLMLIRGGIPGFNGAVVMVRPTNKVGPGSPKAKTKARVAPATAAKKK; this is encoded by the coding sequence ATGGCTCTCGGACTGATCGGCTACAAGGTGGGCATGACTCAGGTCTTCACCCCCGAAGGGAAGGCCGAGCCGGTGACCGTGCTGCAACTCGGGCCGTGCCCGGTGCTGCAGATCAAGTACCCCAGCGCCGAGGGGGGCGCGGCGAAGGACGGCTACACGGCCATCCAGCTCGGGTTCAAAGACAAGAAGCGGAAGAGCGCGACCCGCCCCGAACAGGGGCACGTCGCCGCGGGGCTGAAGTCGAAGCGGAAAGACGCCCGCCAGAAGGCCGGCGTTGTCCTCCCGCCGAAGGCCGACTGCGAGCCGCAAAAGGTGATCCGCGAGTTCCGGATCGACCTGGGCGGCGCGTTCGTGCAGACCGGCACCATCAAGGCCGGCCCCGCCGAAGCGAGCTTCAAGGTCGAGCGGATCAAGGTGAGCGGTGAGGGCGCGACCCAAAAGCACGAGCTGTACACGGAAGACGTGACTCTCAAGGTCGGTGACAAGCTGACCGTGGATCAGGTCTTCAAGGACGTGCAGGCGGTCGACGTGATCGGCACGACCAAGGGCCGCGGGTACACCGGTGTGATGAAGCGGCACAACTTCGACGGTATGCCAGCCGCGCACGGTGCGAAGAAGGTACACCGCCAGGCCGGTTCGACCGCGTCGCTGGCGAGCAACCGTGGTACCGGCCGCCCGAAGAAGGGCCTGCGGCGCGCGGGCCAGTACGGCAACGAGCGGGTGACGATCCGCAACCTGACGGTCGTGAAAGTCGACGTCGAGAACAACCTGATGTTGATTCGCGGCGGCATCCCGGGCTTCAACGGCGCGGTGGTGATGGTGCGCCCGACGAACAAGGTCGGCCCGGGTTCGCCCAAGGCCAAGACCAAGGCTCGGGTCGCCCCCGCCACGGCCGCCAAGAAGAAGTAA
- a CDS encoding HEAT repeat domain-containing protein codes for MRRLFAVLGTCGLAIGIATAADPPPVVTASQLIERLGAGDFREREAATAALHKAGPGAIPLLREALKSDDPEVRQRAAGVLFRLQRTAESTAMLAPKKLRLAYRATPLGTAVNDLSARTGVRIVLDTGRIANPLRTVTCETDELPAWEAIERFCAAAGLEEVHKLELELQKPPQGRRGYVSLPQPPSADAVPVTLADGTARLSGGRDTAVRVTALPRTFPGHRVTLGTGETTLCFDIAPAPGLNWQDVIAVRVHKLIDDAGRPGSGGSTPPPPASGGGEVVVAWGGAAGGAFMPAVGAARFDSRTGQPLLPDTVPNPRVVPVPLKLGTPTAKSIKRLEGCVVGEIHVPSQPLITISDPTKHVGRVFDGPGQTRLTVLSMNEKGNVVTARVAIQYPSPWASSARRGRNPGGLWPEAPRGPGMSMTVQALDASGKVSPYQTLNIDFSDSGDGGQVLVQHLDLGFRNAVGAPAKLVLVGPRPVVVEVPFVLENVPLP; via the coding sequence ATGAGGCGGTTGTTCGCGGTGCTCGGGACCTGCGGGCTGGCCATCGGGATCGCAACCGCCGCCGACCCGCCCCCCGTCGTCACCGCGTCGCAACTGATCGAGCGGCTCGGGGCCGGCGACTTTCGCGAGCGCGAGGCCGCCACGGCTGCACTTCACAAAGCCGGCCCGGGTGCGATCCCCTTGCTCCGCGAGGCCCTTAAATCCGACGACCCGGAGGTCCGGCAGCGGGCCGCGGGGGTCCTGTTCCGGCTCCAGCGGACCGCCGAAAGTACGGCGATGCTCGCGCCGAAAAAGTTGCGCCTGGCGTACCGTGCCACGCCGCTGGGCACCGCGGTCAACGATCTCAGTGCGCGCACCGGCGTCCGAATCGTGCTGGACACCGGTCGCATTGCCAACCCGCTCCGCACGGTCACCTGCGAGACCGACGAGTTGCCGGCTTGGGAAGCGATCGAGCGGTTTTGCGCGGCGGCTGGGCTCGAAGAGGTACACAAGCTCGAACTCGAGTTGCAGAAACCGCCGCAAGGCCGCCGCGGTTACGTGTCGCTGCCACAACCGCCCAGCGCGGACGCGGTCCCGGTCACCCTTGCGGACGGGACCGCGCGATTGTCCGGCGGGCGCGACACCGCGGTGCGCGTAACCGCCCTGCCGCGAACGTTCCCCGGCCACCGGGTGACGCTCGGGACCGGAGAAACGACGCTGTGCTTCGATATCGCCCCCGCACCCGGTTTGAACTGGCAGGACGTTATCGCGGTGCGGGTCCATAAGCTCATCGACGACGCCGGGCGCCCGGGTTCCGGCGGGTCGACGCCCCCGCCACCGGCGTCCGGTGGTGGCGAAGTCGTTGTGGCCTGGGGCGGTGCCGCGGGCGGCGCCTTCATGCCCGCGGTCGGGGCCGCCCGGTTCGATTCGCGCACCGGTCAGCCGCTCCTACCGGACACGGTACCGAACCCGCGCGTCGTGCCGGTACCGCTGAAGCTCGGCACCCCCACTGCGAAGAGCATCAAACGCCTCGAAGGGTGCGTCGTCGGGGAAATTCACGTTCCGAGCCAGCCGCTCATCACGATCTCCGATCCGACGAAGCACGTCGGGCGTGTATTCGATGGACCGGGGCAGACGCGTCTGACGGTACTGTCGATGAACGAAAAGGGGAACGTCGTCACCGCGCGGGTGGCGATACAGTACCCGTCGCCGTGGGCGTCGAGCGCGCGCCGGGGGCGGAACCCGGGCGGGTTGTGGCCGGAAGCGCCGCGCGGGCCGGGAATGTCCATGACCGTGCAGGCGCTCGACGCGAGTGGCAAGGTCTCACCCTATCAAACCCTCAACATCGACTTCAGTGATTCGGGTGACGGCGGGCAGGTGCTCGTTCAGCACCTCGACCTGGGGTTCCGGAACGCAGTCGGCGCGCCCGCGAAGCTGGTGCTGGTCGGCCCACGCCCCGTTGTCGTCGAGGTGCCGTTCGTACTGGAGAACGTGCCGCTACCATAG
- a CDS encoding ADP-ribosylglycohydrolase family protein yields the protein MSDQLPTDHADRMKRAALALTGLSVGDALGETCFQAHNYEAVLEDPRATARGPWPFTDDTAMALSLYEVLNECGRVDQDRLAQRFAARYKAQPWRGYGGGAHRLLQQIGNGLPWRAAAEVVFPGGSFGNGSAMRIGPLAGYFAEDGYDVIAEQARLSAEVTHLHPEGVAGAIAAAVAGAVAWRNRDRHADEAARHELFDTALAHTPPSLVRAGIERARNLTFDFSTEPVVKLLNHGFMVVPFDTSVEPIVRALGNGSQISCQDTVPFCLWVAASHLHDYERAVAQTIRARGDIDTNCAIVGGIVALAVGESGVPTDWLADREELVV from the coding sequence ATGAGCGACCAACTCCCTACCGACCACGCAGACCGGATGAAACGCGCCGCGCTGGCCCTCACGGGTCTTTCCGTGGGCGACGCGCTGGGTGAGACGTGCTTCCAGGCTCACAACTACGAGGCGGTCCTCGAAGACCCGCGGGCCACGGCGAGAGGCCCCTGGCCGTTCACCGACGACACCGCCATGGCGCTCAGCCTTTACGAGGTGCTGAACGAGTGCGGCCGGGTGGACCAAGATCGGCTCGCGCAGCGGTTCGCGGCGCGGTATAAGGCGCAGCCGTGGCGCGGGTACGGCGGCGGGGCTCACCGCCTCTTGCAGCAGATCGGGAACGGGCTCCCCTGGCGGGCCGCGGCCGAGGTCGTGTTTCCGGGCGGCTCGTTCGGCAACGGGAGCGCGATGCGCATCGGCCCGCTCGCGGGGTATTTTGCCGAGGACGGCTACGACGTGATCGCGGAGCAGGCGCGGCTGTCCGCAGAGGTAACGCACCTCCATCCGGAAGGTGTTGCGGGCGCGATCGCCGCGGCCGTCGCCGGCGCGGTCGCGTGGCGGAACCGGGACCGCCACGCAGACGAGGCCGCCCGCCACGAACTGTTCGACACGGCCCTCGCACACACGCCTCCGAGCCTGGTTCGCGCCGGGATCGAGCGGGCGCGCAACCTCACGTTCGACTTTTCCACAGAACCTGTGGTGAAGCTCCTGAATCACGGGTTCATGGTCGTTCCGTTTGATACGTCAGTGGAGCCTATTGTGCGCGCACTGGGGAACGGCTCTCAAATCTCCTGTCAGGACACGGTGCCGTTTTGCCTGTGGGTGGCGGCATCGCACTTGCACGACTACGAGCGGGCCGTTGCGCAAACGATCCGCGCTCGTGGCGACATTGACACCAATTGTGCGATCGTGGGCGGCATTGTGGCACTTGCGGTAGGCGAATCCGGCGTTCCTACTGACTGGCTCGCGGACCGTGAAGAACTCGTGGTTTAA
- a CDS encoding TIGR03000 domain-containing protein, whose protein sequence is MGLRSSCHGCSGYSCSGYNCFGSCYGSYVASYGSCSGCSGTFSYGSTWGPPIGMPPYTLHGYNTGLAGYGPGAPVVAGYTDPNAVWGAYPANPNRPPVMTVPVAPPPAAPKSSDGGTMGANLKFVLPADAKLFVDGQPALGTGTERTFYTPPLVVGQKFFYDVKAELVVDGKTVTEEKRVIVEAGASVTESFPKLVAAVKPDTTVAGK, encoded by the coding sequence TTGGGCCTCCGGTCCTCGTGCCACGGGTGCAGCGGGTACTCGTGCTCCGGCTACAACTGCTTCGGTTCGTGCTACGGCTCGTACGTCGCGAGCTACGGCTCTTGCTCCGGGTGCTCGGGCACCTTCAGCTACGGCTCGACGTGGGGACCGCCCATCGGGATGCCGCCGTACACGCTGCACGGTTATAACACCGGCCTCGCGGGTTACGGCCCGGGCGCACCGGTCGTGGCCGGCTACACCGATCCGAACGCGGTCTGGGGCGCGTACCCCGCCAACCCGAACCGCCCGCCGGTGATGACCGTCCCGGTGGCCCCGCCGCCCGCGGCCCCCAAGTCGTCCGACGGCGGTACGATGGGCGCGAATTTGAAGTTCGTGCTCCCGGCTGACGCGAAGCTGTTCGTTGACGGCCAGCCGGCCCTGGGCACCGGCACTGAGCGCACGTTCTACACCCCGCCGCTCGTGGTCGGGCAGAAGTTCTTCTACGACGTGAAGGCCGAACTTGTCGTCGACGGCAAGACGGTTACGGAAGAGAAGCGGGTGATCGTGGAGGCCGGCGCGAGCGTGACCGAGTCGTTCCCGAAGTTGGTCGCAGCCGTGAAGCCCGACACCACTGTTGCCGGAAAATAA
- a CDS encoding DUF1559 domain-containing protein, translating into MHFAPTLPPTTRPARRAGFTLIELLVVIAIIAVLIGLLLPAVQKVRDAAARMSCQNNLKQMALALTNYEVRNGKYPGSNTFGPYNGWPVLILPDLEQEAVRNTYVATANWYDAVNEVPRNSKVKTFLCPSANGARSGRSAAPGGPASYTAAAWDYSNVAVVALALLTDLGYQDPSAVWRGVMSSQGSTVAQITDGLSNTLLLVEDANRPEYWVKGKRVSDRDPSFGGDGTATGTLVGGTWADHDKGFGIEGTSADGNTFVGPCAINCNNSFEIYAFHTGGANVAMADGSVRFLREGMAIRTLAALGTRGGGEVVPADF; encoded by the coding sequence ATGCATTTCGCGCCTACTCTGCCCCCGACCACCCGCCCCGCGCGCCGAGCGGGGTTCACGCTGATCGAGCTGCTGGTGGTGATCGCGATCATCGCGGTCCTGATCGGGCTTTTGTTGCCGGCCGTCCAAAAGGTGCGCGACGCCGCCGCGCGTATGAGTTGCCAGAACAACCTCAAGCAGATGGCGCTGGCACTGACCAACTACGAGGTGCGGAACGGCAAGTACCCGGGGTCGAACACGTTCGGGCCGTACAACGGGTGGCCGGTGCTGATCCTGCCGGACCTGGAACAGGAGGCCGTGCGCAACACCTACGTGGCGACCGCGAACTGGTACGATGCGGTCAACGAGGTGCCGCGGAACAGCAAGGTAAAAACCTTCCTCTGCCCGAGCGCGAACGGGGCGCGCTCCGGCCGGTCGGCTGCTCCGGGCGGCCCGGCGTCCTACACCGCGGCGGCCTGGGACTACTCGAACGTTGCGGTGGTGGCGCTCGCGCTGCTCACCGACCTCGGCTACCAAGACCCGTCGGCCGTGTGGCGCGGGGTGATGAGTTCACAGGGCTCAACGGTTGCACAGATCACCGACGGGCTGTCGAACACGCTTTTACTCGTGGAAGACGCGAACCGACCCGAATACTGGGTGAAGGGTAAACGGGTGAGCGACCGCGACCCATCGTTTGGCGGCGACGGCACCGCCACCGGCACGCTGGTCGGCGGCACCTGGGCGGACCACGACAAGGGGTTTGGGATCGAAGGCACTTCCGCCGACGGGAACACGTTCGTGGGGCCGTGCGCGATCAACTGCAACAACTCGTTCGAAATTTACGCGTTTCACACCGGCGGGGCGAATGTCGCGATGGCCGACGGAAGTGTCCGGTTCTTGCGCGAAGGGATGGCGATTCGCACGTTGGCCGCCCTCGGCACCCGTGGCGGCGGTGAAGTGGTCCCGGCCGACTTTTGA
- the metK gene encoding methionine adenosyltransferase has protein sequence MPVRVLPRDRPHERIAVSTSRYLFTSESVSMGHPDKVADQISDAVLDFCLKTDPASRVACETLVTTDLAVVAGEITTKAPLTRQAVDALVRDVITEIGYVAKDQAEREEIGFTADACQIDCRLHAQSPHISQGVDVGGAGDQGLMFGFACDETPTLMPLPIDLAHRLVANHADMRKTGKLKWLRPDAKSQVTVEYNTDGTPHRIHTVVLSTQHTREVMTTQDGKDYFTDDARQIIIDQLIRPTLETDRKDLIKGKLVMIPPGQKAPSLGENDIACHINPTGCFLQGGPHGDCGLTGRKIIVDTYGGRGRHGGGAFSGKDPTKVDRSAAYICRYIAKNIVKAGLARECEVQLSYAIGYPDPLNIWVNTNGTAKVPETKLIELIRTHFELTPKGIIGSLDLRRPIYRESARHGHFGRELPQFSWEKTDKAEALRKAAGV, from the coding sequence ATGCCGGTGCGCGTCCTGCCGCGCGACCGCCCGCACGAGAGGATTGCCGTGTCCACGAGCCGCTATCTGTTCACGAGTGAGTCGGTGTCGATGGGCCACCCCGATAAGGTGGCCGACCAGATCTCGGACGCGGTCCTCGACTTCTGTTTGAAGACCGACCCGGCGAGCCGGGTGGCGTGCGAAACGCTCGTCACCACGGACCTCGCGGTCGTCGCGGGCGAGATCACCACCAAGGCCCCGCTGACGCGCCAGGCGGTCGACGCGCTGGTGCGCGACGTCATCACCGAAATCGGGTACGTCGCGAAGGATCAGGCCGAGCGCGAGGAGATCGGGTTCACCGCCGACGCGTGCCAGATCGACTGCCGGCTCCACGCCCAAAGCCCGCACATCAGCCAGGGCGTGGACGTGGGCGGCGCCGGCGACCAGGGGCTCATGTTCGGGTTCGCGTGCGACGAAACGCCGACCCTGATGCCGCTGCCCATCGACCTGGCGCACCGGCTGGTGGCGAACCACGCCGACATGCGCAAGACCGGGAAGCTGAAGTGGCTCCGCCCCGACGCGAAGAGCCAGGTGACCGTCGAGTACAACACCGACGGCACCCCACACCGCATCCACACGGTGGTGCTGAGCACCCAGCACACCCGCGAGGTGATGACCACCCAGGACGGCAAGGACTACTTCACCGACGACGCCCGGCAGATCATCATCGACCAGTTGATCCGCCCCACGCTCGAGACCGACCGCAAGGACCTGATCAAGGGCAAGTTGGTGATGATCCCGCCGGGCCAAAAGGCACCGTCGCTGGGTGAGAACGACATCGCCTGCCACATCAACCCGACCGGGTGCTTCCTCCAGGGCGGCCCGCACGGCGACTGCGGGCTGACCGGCCGCAAGATCATCGTGGACACCTACGGCGGTCGCGGCCGGCACGGCGGCGGCGCGTTCAGCGGCAAGGACCCGACCAAGGTGGACCGCAGCGCCGCGTACATCTGCCGGTACATCGCCAAGAACATCGTGAAGGCCGGGCTGGCGCGCGAGTGCGAGGTGCAGCTCTCCTACGCGATCGGGTACCCCGACCCGCTCAACATCTGGGTCAACACCAACGGCACCGCGAAGGTCCCTGAGACGAAGCTGATCGAGCTGATCCGCACGCACTTCGAGCTGACGCCGAAGGGCATCATCGGCTCGCTGGATCTGCGCCGGCCGATCTACCGTGAGAGCGCCCGGCACGGCCACTTCGGCCGCGAACTGCCGCAGTTCTCGTGGGAGAAGACCGACAAGGCTGAGGCCCTGCGTAAGGCCGCCGGAGTGTAA
- the cheB gene encoding chemotaxis-specific protein-glutamate methyltransferase CheB translates to MRVGIVNDLAVARETLRRVVTAVPGYVVAWTADDGDEAVSKTACDRPDVVLMDLVMPRLNGVEATRQIMQRSPCPVLVVTASVSNHFPLVFQALGAGAVDAVDTPTLNPNGAVQNASKLVERLAKLEAALAGLSGSAIMPLAGTSSHPADLPPLVLLGASTGGPEALAHVVSAFPADFAAAVLISQHIGADFAQGLVQQLAAWCRLPVRVAQEGERVRAGTVYVAATDDHLELSADRTLRYTPNPKSSPYRPSVDVLFTSAVNNVSRPGVAALLTGMGHDGAAGLLKLRAAGWHTVAQDESTCVVYGMPKAAAEKRAAVEVLAVQHIGATIVAKVNALKRRSHAGISGTDPSA, encoded by the coding sequence ATGCGCGTTGGGATCGTGAACGACCTGGCCGTGGCCCGCGAGACGCTCCGCCGCGTCGTCACCGCGGTGCCCGGCTACGTCGTCGCGTGGACCGCCGACGACGGTGACGAGGCCGTCTCGAAGACGGCCTGCGACCGCCCCGACGTGGTGCTGATGGATCTGGTAATGCCGCGCCTCAACGGCGTCGAGGCCACGCGCCAGATCATGCAGCGGTCCCCGTGCCCGGTGCTGGTCGTGACGGCCAGCGTGAGTAACCACTTCCCGCTGGTGTTCCAGGCGCTCGGCGCCGGCGCGGTGGACGCGGTGGACACGCCCACCCTCAACCCGAACGGGGCCGTTCAGAACGCTTCCAAACTGGTCGAACGGCTTGCGAAACTGGAAGCCGCCCTCGCCGGGCTGTCCGGGTCGGCGATCATGCCCCTCGCCGGCACCAGTTCGCACCCGGCGGACCTGCCCCCGCTCGTACTGCTCGGGGCCTCGACCGGCGGACCGGAGGCGCTGGCCCACGTGGTCAGCGCGTTCCCGGCGGATTTCGCGGCGGCGGTGCTCATCAGCCAGCACATCGGGGCCGACTTCGCACAAGGGTTGGTTCAGCAGCTCGCCGCGTGGTGTCGGCTCCCGGTTCGGGTTGCTCAGGAGGGCGAACGCGTTCGCGCCGGCACGGTCTATGTGGCGGCCACCGACGATCACCTGGAACTGAGCGCCGACCGGACCCTGCGGTACACACCGAACCCCAAGAGTTCGCCGTACCGGCCGTCGGTGGACGTGCTGTTCACGAGCGCCGTCAACAACGTCTCGCGCCCCGGGGTGGCGGCGCTGCTCACCGGCATGGGGCACGACGGCGCGGCCGGGCTGTTGAAGCTTCGCGCGGCCGGTTGGCACACGGTTGCTCAGGACGAGTCGACGTGCGTGGTGTACGGGATGCCCAAGGCTGCGGCCGAGAAGCGGGCCGCGGTCGAGGTGCTCGCGGTGCAGCACATCGGCGCCACCATCGTCGCCAAGGTGAACGCTCTCAAGCGTCGGTCACATGCCGGCATTTCGGGCACAGATCCGAGCGCGTGA